A section of the Salmo salar chromosome ssa05, Ssal_v3.1, whole genome shotgun sequence genome encodes:
- the LOC100194721 gene encoding RNA binding protein fox-1 homolog 1-like isoform X9: protein MWQLLDNVPENQICSDGGGPGQEAGPGSGDPTLPQVYAQPPSYPPPGQAPPTPAGRLPPLDYSPAHPNSEYQEHHQLRVYQGPQHEGADTLAAISTDDALVPVTSDSQALSVSVSSGGGAGSGSDEEGSGKAQPKRLHVSNIPFRFRDPDLRQMFGQFGKILDVEIIFNERGSKGFGFVTFESAMEADRAREKLNGTIVEGRKVEVNNATARIVTKKPQTPLVNGEVSTPGWKINPVMGAMYAPELYTGEFQCEFSVASFPYPVAAPTLAYRGSPLRGRGRAVYNTIRSAAAAAPTAMPAYPGMSPFSVLYQDGLYGAEVYGGYPAAYRVAQSPSAATATYSDGYGRVYAAATDPYHHSVGPTATYGVGTMASLYRGGYNRFTPY, encoded by the exons ATGTGGCAGTTGTTGGACAATGTACCAGAGAATCAGATATGCAGTGACGGG GGAGGCCCTGGCCAGGAGGCCGGCCCCGGCAGTGGTGACCCCACCCTCCCCCAGGTCTatgcccagcctccctcatacCCTCCACCAGGACAAGCTCCTCCCACACCTGCAGGCAGACTTCCTCCCCTAGACTATAGTCCCGCCCACCCCAACTCAGAGTACCAGGAGCATCACCAGCTCAGAGTCTATCAGGGCCCGCAACACGAAGGGGCTGACACTCTGGCAGCCATTAGCACG GACGATGCCCTGGTTCCGGTGACCTCTGACTCCCAGGCTCTGAGCGTGTCAGTGTCATCAGGGGGCGGAGCAGGAAGTGGTAGCGATGAGGAGGGGTCAGGCAAGGCCCAGCCCAAGCGTCTCCATGTTTCCAACATCCCCTTCCGCTTCAGAGACCCGGACCTCAGACAGATGTTTGGG CAATTTGGCAAGATCCTGGATGTGGAGATTATCTTTAATGAGAGAGGGTCAAAG GGTTTTGGGTTCGTGACCTTTGAGAGCGCAATGGAGGCAGACCGAGCAAGGGAAAAACTGAACGGAACGATTGTTGAGGGGAGGAAGGTTGAA GTGAACAATGCTACAGCCAGAATCGTCACCAAGAAGCCCCAAACACCTCTTGTGAATGGTGAGGTTTCAA ccCCTGGATGGAAGATCAACCCTGTCATGGGAGCGATGTATGCACCTGAACTCTACACCGGTGAGTTTCAATGTGAGTTTTCGG ttgcCAGTTTCCCCTACCCCGTAGCTGCTCCCACCCTGGCCTATCGGGGCTCACCACTGCGTGGGCGGGGCCGGGCTGTCTACAACACAATTCGCTCAGCTGCTGCAGCCGCACCCACTGCCATGCCCGCCTACCCTGG AATGTCTCCTTTCAGTGTCCTGTACCAAGATGGATTATATGGAGCTGAAGTCTAT GGCGGGTATCCTGCAGCGTACAGAGTTGCCCAGTCACCATCCGCTGCCACAGCAACATACAGTGATGG ATATGGCCGAGTTTATGCTGCTGCAACGGATCCCTACCACCATTCAGTGGGACCCACTGCAACATACGGCGTCGGAACAATG GCCAGTCTGTACAGAGGAGGATACAACCGCTTCACCCCTTACTGA
- the LOC100194721 gene encoding RNA binding protein fox-1 homolog 1-like isoform X1, translated as MLSSPTMILQPYGLPVYPQGAQCYPSLVQGGPGQEAGPGSGDPTLPQVYAQPPSYPPPGQAPPTPAGRLPPLDYSPAHPNSEYQEHHQLRVYQGPQHEGADTLAAISTDDALVPVTSDSQALSVSVSSGGGAGSGSDEEGSGKAQPKRLHVSNIPFRFRDPDLRQMFGQFGKILDVEIIFNERGSKGFGFVTFESAMEADRAREKLNGTIVEGRKVEVNNATARIVTKKPQTPLVNGEVSTPGWKINPVMGAMYAPELYTGEFQCEFSVASFPYPVAAPTLAYRGSPLRGRGRAVYNTIRSAAAAAPTAMPAYPGMSPFSVLYQDGLYGAEVYGGYPAAYRVAQSPSAATATYSDGYGRVYAAATDPYHHSVGPTATYGVGTMASLYRGGYNRFTPY; from the exons GGAGGCCCTGGCCAGGAGGCCGGCCCCGGCAGTGGTGACCCCACCCTCCCCCAGGTCTatgcccagcctccctcatacCCTCCACCAGGACAAGCTCCTCCCACACCTGCAGGCAGACTTCCTCCCCTAGACTATAGTCCCGCCCACCCCAACTCAGAGTACCAGGAGCATCACCAGCTCAGAGTCTATCAGGGCCCGCAACACGAAGGGGCTGACACTCTGGCAGCCATTAGCACG GACGATGCCCTGGTTCCGGTGACCTCTGACTCCCAGGCTCTGAGCGTGTCAGTGTCATCAGGGGGCGGAGCAGGAAGTGGTAGCGATGAGGAGGGGTCAGGCAAGGCCCAGCCCAAGCGTCTCCATGTTTCCAACATCCCCTTCCGCTTCAGAGACCCGGACCTCAGACAGATGTTTGGG CAATTTGGCAAGATCCTGGATGTGGAGATTATCTTTAATGAGAGAGGGTCAAAG GGTTTTGGGTTCGTGACCTTTGAGAGCGCAATGGAGGCAGACCGAGCAAGGGAAAAACTGAACGGAACGATTGTTGAGGGGAGGAAGGTTGAA GTGAACAATGCTACAGCCAGAATCGTCACCAAGAAGCCCCAAACACCTCTTGTGAATGGTGAGGTTTCAA ccCCTGGATGGAAGATCAACCCTGTCATGGGAGCGATGTATGCACCTGAACTCTACACCGGTGAGTTTCAATGTGAGTTTTCGG ttgcCAGTTTCCCCTACCCCGTAGCTGCTCCCACCCTGGCCTATCGGGGCTCACCACTGCGTGGGCGGGGCCGGGCTGTCTACAACACAATTCGCTCAGCTGCTGCAGCCGCACCCACTGCCATGCCCGCCTACCCTGG AATGTCTCCTTTCAGTGTCCTGTACCAAGATGGATTATATGGAGCTGAAGTCTAT GGCGGGTATCCTGCAGCGTACAGAGTTGCCCAGTCACCATCCGCTGCCACAGCAACATACAGTGATGG ATATGGCCGAGTTTATGCTGCTGCAACGGATCCCTACCACCATTCAGTGGGACCCACTGCAACATACGGCGTCGGAACAATG GCCAGTCTGTACAGAGGAGGATACAACCGCTTCACCCCTTACTGA
- the LOC100194721 gene encoding RNA binding protein fox-1 homolog 1-like isoform X3 has product MLSSPTMILQPYGLPVYPQGAQCYPSLVQGGPGQEAGPGSGDPTLPQVYAQPPSYPPPGQAPPTPAGRLPPLDYSPAHPNSEYQEHHQLRVYQGPQHEGADTLAAISTDDALVPVTSDSQALSVSVSSGGGAGSGSDEEGSGKAQPKRLHVSNIPFRFRDPDLRQMFGQFGKILDVEIIFNERGSKGFGFVTFESAMEADRAREKLNGTIVEGRKVEVNNATARIVTKKPQTPLVNAPGWKINPVMGAMYAPELYTGEFQCEFSVASFPYPVAAPTLAYRGSPLRGRGRAVYNTIRSAAAAAPTAMPAYPGMSPFSVLYQDGLYGAEVYGGYPAAYRVAQSPSAATATYSDGYGRVYAAATDPYHHSVGPTATYGVGTMASLYRGGYNRFTPY; this is encoded by the exons GGAGGCCCTGGCCAGGAGGCCGGCCCCGGCAGTGGTGACCCCACCCTCCCCCAGGTCTatgcccagcctccctcatacCCTCCACCAGGACAAGCTCCTCCCACACCTGCAGGCAGACTTCCTCCCCTAGACTATAGTCCCGCCCACCCCAACTCAGAGTACCAGGAGCATCACCAGCTCAGAGTCTATCAGGGCCCGCAACACGAAGGGGCTGACACTCTGGCAGCCATTAGCACG GACGATGCCCTGGTTCCGGTGACCTCTGACTCCCAGGCTCTGAGCGTGTCAGTGTCATCAGGGGGCGGAGCAGGAAGTGGTAGCGATGAGGAGGGGTCAGGCAAGGCCCAGCCCAAGCGTCTCCATGTTTCCAACATCCCCTTCCGCTTCAGAGACCCGGACCTCAGACAGATGTTTGGG CAATTTGGCAAGATCCTGGATGTGGAGATTATCTTTAATGAGAGAGGGTCAAAG GGTTTTGGGTTCGTGACCTTTGAGAGCGCAATGGAGGCAGACCGAGCAAGGGAAAAACTGAACGGAACGATTGTTGAGGGGAGGAAGGTTGAA GTGAACAATGCTACAGCCAGAATCGTCACCAAGAAGCCCCAAACACCTCTTGTGAATG ccCCTGGATGGAAGATCAACCCTGTCATGGGAGCGATGTATGCACCTGAACTCTACACCGGTGAGTTTCAATGTGAGTTTTCGG ttgcCAGTTTCCCCTACCCCGTAGCTGCTCCCACCCTGGCCTATCGGGGCTCACCACTGCGTGGGCGGGGCCGGGCTGTCTACAACACAATTCGCTCAGCTGCTGCAGCCGCACCCACTGCCATGCCCGCCTACCCTGG AATGTCTCCTTTCAGTGTCCTGTACCAAGATGGATTATATGGAGCTGAAGTCTAT GGCGGGTATCCTGCAGCGTACAGAGTTGCCCAGTCACCATCCGCTGCCACAGCAACATACAGTGATGG ATATGGCCGAGTTTATGCTGCTGCAACGGATCCCTACCACCATTCAGTGGGACCCACTGCAACATACGGCGTCGGAACAATG GCCAGTCTGTACAGAGGAGGATACAACCGCTTCACCCCTTACTGA